GGTGAAGTGGGTGGTGCTGCTGAGCGACGGGATCAAGTACCGCTTCGGCACGTTCGTCCTGGTTCGCTAGCCATGAAGCGGATCCTTCGGCAATGGCTCTGGGCGGCCGCCGTCGCAGCATTGATCAGCTTGGGGTCGCTGTATTTTCACCGCAGCGAGCTGGTCTGGGCGGCGCAAGCGAACGCGCTGGTCGATTTGCCGGAGGTGTCGAAGTGGCCGAAGGTCCTTTGGGTGGATGCGAGGGCTGAAACGGCGTTTCAAGCCGATCATATCCCAGGGGCCATTTCGCTCAACGAAGCGGACTGGAGCCGGGGCCTGCCCGCGTTTCTCGCGGCGTGGTCGCCCGGCACGAAAGTCGTAATCTATTGCGACTCCGCGGAGTGTGGCAACAGTGCGGAGGTTACGGCGCGGTTACGGCGCGAGCTGCAACTGAAAGACGTCTTCGTGCTGCGCAACGGCTGGAAAGCCTGGAAGGAGCGCTCGTGAAGAATCTGCTCTGGCGGGGGCTGAGCGTCAGTTTGGGGCTTCTATTCGTTTCTGCCGCGGCGACCAAGCTAGGAAGTCCGGCAGCATTCGCGAAGGCGATCACCGGGTACCGTATCGTATCCTATCCACTCGCCACGGTATTGGCACTCTACCTCCCTGCGCTAGAATTCGTGTGCGGCGTAGCGGTTCTGTTCTCGCGGACGCGATTGAGCGCGCTTTGCCTGATGGGAGCTATGCTTCTCGTATTCACGGCCGCTCTAGCTATCGCGCTCGCGCGTGGGGTCGACATTTCGTGCGGCTGCTTCGGGAGCGAGACGCCTGCCTCGCTCGGCGTTTCGTTGCTGCGCGACTGCGTGCTCCTGGCACTCATCGGCGCCCTCGTGAGGAGAGAATTGAAGCTGTTGACCTAGGCAAGATGCCAGACCAGAAGGCGCGACTGAAGGGAGGGAGCAGGATGCATGACGGTCCGTTAGGACGCATCGTGCCGCTTGGTTCGGTTTCTTGGCAATGCGCATACAAGGAATCCACCAGCACAGCACGTGCAGATCAACAATGACCCGCGCATTCCTCTGCTGCTTGCTGATGATGTCGCTCAAGTTGGAGGCGATGCACGCCAAAAGCCAGCGAAACGCGATTTCGGCGTCGCTCTGTATCAACTTCGAGTTTCTCGGCGACAGGAGAAGCGATACTCTATTATCCTGGGCGAATACATCTTTAGGACAAGATACCGCACCAAGTTGGCCTTGGCCTACTTAGTTGCCGTGGCCGTCCTGCTTGAGACATATCTAAAGATCAAATCCGCGTGGCACGATTTTCGCGACAGACAGGCATGATCGAACAGTTCATCTTGACCCACAACGGTGCAAAGCGAAGCTTCGCTGTCACCGCCGGGGTTAAATGCCGCCACGCGCGCCGGGGTTAAACGCCACCACCCCTAAGCGAGTGGATTGCTCATGAAGGATCGGTGAGGTGGGACAAGGTTAAAGCGCTCGCACGCGAGCTGGCGGAGCGAACCGGGACGGTTCGCGGGAGGGGCTCGCTC
This window of the Candidatus Didemnitutus sp. genome carries:
- a CDS encoding rhodanese-like domain-containing protein; translated protein: MKRILRQWLWAAAVAALISLGSLYFHRSELVWAAQANALVDLPEVSKWPKVLWVDARAETAFQADHIPGAISLNEADWSRGLPAFLAAWSPGTKVVIYCDSAECGNSAEVTARLRRELQLKDVFVLRNGWKAWKERS